One part of the Streptomyces lydicus genome encodes these proteins:
- a CDS encoding NUDIX domain-containing protein — protein sequence MDYATYIAGLPRVLAGAGAVFRDADGRILLVEPNYRDTWILPGGTVESDAGESPRQAARRETAEEIGLDIELGALLAVDWVRGEGRPPLVSYLFDGGVLGTEQLAAIRLQETELLSWRLVHWDEAQTLVNRAMALRLGAALKALADGCGPAELEDGVPPVGARGTRK from the coding sequence ATGGACTACGCCACCTATATCGCCGGCCTGCCCCGCGTGCTCGCGGGGGCGGGAGCCGTCTTCCGGGACGCGGACGGCCGCATCCTGCTCGTGGAGCCGAACTACCGGGACACCTGGATCCTGCCGGGCGGGACCGTCGAGTCGGACGCCGGCGAATCGCCCCGGCAGGCCGCACGCCGGGAGACCGCCGAGGAGATCGGCCTGGACATCGAGCTGGGCGCGCTGCTCGCCGTCGACTGGGTGCGCGGGGAGGGCCGCCCGCCGCTGGTGTCGTACCTCTTCGACGGCGGCGTGCTGGGCACCGAGCAACTGGCCGCGATCCGCCTTCAGGAGACCGAGCTGCTGTCCTGGCGCCTGGTCCACTGGGACGAGGCCCAGACGCTGGTGAACCGGGCGATGGCGCTGCGCCTCGGCGCGGCCCTCAAGGCGCTCGCGGACGGGTGCGGGCCGGCTGAGCTGGAGGACGGCGTGCCGCCCGTGGGGGCGCGCGGCACCCGTAAATGA
- a CDS encoding nucleotidyltransferase domain-containing protein, translating to MEEIAAKLAEVPGVVGVMLGGSRARGTHRPDSDWDLGVYYRDEPDLAALEALAAEVTGGPVEVFGPGAWGPWVNGGAWLVLPDGSPVDWILRDVDRVRRVWEECRAGRFETGAQAGHPLGFWSPAYPGEVALGRVLADPDGELTRLKDAVRDYPEALRAGLTGAAVWDAGFSVAMAGKSYGARDVLHAALCLSRAVGHLVQALHAHHRVWCLNEKGALAAAAAMPDTPPDFAGRAAALLARVGGTPEELRGSLDEAERLVAEVRDVVA from the coding sequence ATGGAAGAGATCGCCGCCAAGCTCGCCGAGGTGCCGGGAGTCGTCGGAGTGATGCTCGGGGGGAGCCGGGCACGCGGGACGCACCGGCCGGACTCCGACTGGGACCTGGGGGTCTATTACCGGGACGAGCCCGACCTGGCGGCGCTGGAGGCGCTGGCCGCGGAGGTGACCGGCGGGCCCGTCGAGGTGTTCGGGCCGGGGGCCTGGGGCCCCTGGGTCAACGGCGGCGCCTGGCTCGTCCTCCCGGACGGCAGCCCCGTGGACTGGATCCTGCGGGACGTCGACCGGGTGCGGCGGGTGTGGGAGGAGTGCCGCGCGGGCCGCTTCGAGACCGGTGCCCAGGCCGGTCATCCGCTCGGCTTCTGGTCACCCGCCTATCCGGGCGAGGTGGCGCTGGGCCGGGTGCTGGCCGACCCCGACGGGGAGCTGACCCGGCTCAAGGACGCGGTCCGGGACTACCCGGAGGCGCTGCGTGCGGGGCTGACCGGGGCGGCCGTGTGGGACGCGGGGTTCTCGGTGGCGATGGCGGGCAAGTCGTACGGGGCCCGGGACGTGCTGCACGCGGCCCTGTGCCTGTCCCGGGCGGTGGGCCATCTCGTGCAGGCGCTGCACGCGCACCACCGCGTCTGGTGCCTCAACGAGAAGGGCGCGCTCGCGGCGGCCGCGGCGATGCCGGACACCCCGCCGGATTTCGCCGGCCGCGCGGCCGCCCTGCTCGCCCGGGTCGGGGGTACACCGGAGGAGCTGCGCGGCTCGCTGGACGAGGCGGAGCGGCTGGTCGCCGAGGTGCGGGACGTGGTCGCCTGA
- a CDS encoding NAD(P)-dependent oxidoreductase produces MKLTVLGASGGVGRQLVTHALADGHRVTAALRSPEKLTERHERLTVVRTDPLDAASVKTVVDGADAVLSGIGQAGRHDPLRPASTSARAVTEAMTATGVRRLVVVSAGPLNRTGAGQPFLSHRVLGPLLWAALKDVYTDLERMEAVLRDSRLDWTAVRPPRLLDRPGEGRYRHAVEAGPAGATITRADVARAMLDFLPDTRTYGHAVGISR; encoded by the coding sequence ATGAAACTCACCGTCCTCGGCGCGTCCGGCGGCGTCGGCCGGCAACTCGTCACCCACGCCCTGGCCGACGGCCACCGGGTGACCGCCGCGCTGCGCAGCCCGGAGAAGCTGACCGAGCGGCACGAGCGGCTGACCGTCGTCCGCACCGACCCGCTCGACGCCGCCTCGGTGAAGACGGTGGTGGACGGTGCCGACGCGGTCCTCTCCGGCATCGGCCAGGCCGGCCGGCACGACCCGCTGCGGCCCGCCTCCACCTCGGCCCGGGCGGTGACCGAGGCGATGACCGCGACCGGTGTCCGGCGCCTCGTCGTGGTCAGCGCCGGCCCGCTCAACCGCACCGGCGCGGGGCAGCCCTTCCTCAGCCACCGGGTCCTCGGACCGCTCCTGTGGGCGGCCCTCAAGGACGTCTACACCGACCTGGAGCGGATGGAGGCCGTCCTGCGCGACAGCCGCCTCGACTGGACCGCCGTCCGCCCGCCCCGCCTGCTCGACAGGCCCGGGGAGGGCCGCTACCGCCACGCCGTCGAAGCCGGCCCGGCCGGCGCGACCATCACCCGCGCGGACGTCGCCCGCGCCATGCTCGACTTCCTCCCCGACACCCGGACCTACGGGCACGCGGTCGGCATCAGCCGCTGA
- a CDS encoding TetR/AcrR family transcriptional regulator — protein sequence MTRDAAAPLTGGALTRSRILDAAATLMTTVGLTRTTTKQIAREAGCSEAALYKHFRNKEEIFVRVLHERAPRFSDALEQLPDSVGDARGPAGHLQDVALAAVRFYRRSFPMAASLFASPELLDTHRRKLNELGTAGPQNAVQHLAGYLRAEQALGRIAAGIDPHAAATLLVGACFHRAFLDLFFGTEAPPGALLPESEEDFAAETVRALLDGLRPPGA from the coding sequence ATGACCCGAGACGCCGCCGCCCCGCTCACCGGGGGCGCCCTGACGCGCTCCCGCATCCTCGACGCCGCCGCGACACTGATGACGACGGTGGGCCTGACCCGTACGACGACGAAGCAGATCGCCCGGGAGGCCGGCTGCTCCGAGGCGGCGCTCTACAAGCACTTCCGGAACAAGGAAGAGATCTTCGTCCGGGTGCTGCACGAGCGGGCGCCGCGGTTCTCGGACGCGCTGGAGCAGCTCCCGGACTCCGTGGGTGACGCGCGGGGCCCGGCCGGGCACCTGCAGGACGTGGCGCTGGCCGCCGTCCGCTTCTACCGCCGCTCCTTCCCGATGGCGGCGTCGCTCTTCGCCAGCCCGGAGCTGCTGGACACCCACCGCCGCAAGCTCAACGAGCTGGGCACCGCGGGCCCGCAGAACGCGGTCCAGCACCTGGCCGGGTATCTGCGGGCCGAACAGGCGCTGGGCCGGATCGCCGCCGGCATCGATCCGCACGCGGCCGCCACGCTGCTCGTCGGGGCGTGCTTCCACCGCGCCTTCCTCGACCTGTTCTTCGGCACCGAGGCACCCCCCGGGGCACTGCTCCCGGAGAGCGAGGAGGACTTCGCGGCCGAGACCGTACGGGCCCTGCTCGACGGCCTCCGGCCGCCGGGCGCCTAG
- a CDS encoding methylated-DNA--[protein]-cysteine S-methyltransferase translates to MTVDAATATTEIAEPVPGTPLTHTVLDGTPVGALTLVAAGQSLTGLYMTDQRHRPPQESFGVPAGPGEEPFAETIAQLRAYFRGELTTFDLPLALRGTPFQRRVWAALRTIPYGRTMSYGQLAARLGVPSAARAVGLANGRNPVGIIVPCHRVVGADGSLTGYGGGLDRKRRLLAFERTEDTLFPAEACG, encoded by the coding sequence ATGACCGTTGACGCCGCCACCGCGACCACAGAAATCGCCGAGCCCGTGCCCGGCACGCCCCTCACCCACACCGTCCTGGACGGCACCCCGGTGGGCGCCCTCACCCTCGTCGCCGCCGGTCAGTCCCTCACCGGCCTCTACATGACCGACCAGCGCCACCGCCCGCCGCAGGAGAGCTTCGGCGTGCCGGCGGGCCCCGGCGAGGAGCCGTTCGCCGAGACCATCGCCCAGCTACGGGCCTACTTCCGCGGCGAGTTGACCACCTTCGACCTGCCGCTCGCGCTGCGCGGCACGCCGTTCCAGCGCCGGGTCTGGGCGGCGCTGCGCACCATCCCGTACGGCCGGACGATGTCCTACGGGCAGCTCGCGGCACGGCTCGGCGTCCCCTCGGCGGCCCGCGCCGTGGGACTCGCCAACGGCCGCAACCCGGTCGGCATCATCGTTCCCTGCCACCGCGTCGTCGGCGCCGACGGCAGCCTCACCGGCTACGGCGGCGGCCTGGACCGCAAGCGCCGCCTGCTGGCCTTCGAGCGCACCGAGGACACCCTCTTCCCCGCGGAGGCGTGCGGCTGA
- a CDS encoding DNA-3-methyladenine glycosylase 2 family protein produces MHTDTERCLRAVQSKDARFDGWFYTAVLTTRIYCRPSCPVVPPKPENMRFYPSAAAAQQAGFRACKRCRPDASPGSPQWDERADLVARAMRLIADGVVDRDGVPGLAARLGYSTRQIERQLLAELGAGPLALARAQRAQTARLLVETTALPMAEIAFAAGFASIRSFNETVREVFALSPTDLRQRAKPGPRAAVPGTLALRLPFRQPLNPDNLFGHLAATAVPGVEEWRDGAYRRTLRLPYGHGIVALAPRPDHIDCRLALTDLRDLAGAIARCRRMLDLDADPEAVDGLLREDPTLTPLVDKAPGRRVPRTVDAEEFALRAVLGQQVSTAAARTHAGRLVRAHGEPIDDPGGGLGHLFPSAAALAELDPESLAMPRTRRATLTAVIAALGSGALRLGVGSDRDEARARLAALPGIGPWTVECVAMRGLGDPDAFTPTDLGVRRAAAGLGLPHTPAALVRYSARWRPWRAYAVQYLWATDSHPINHLPTN; encoded by the coding sequence ATGCACACCGACACCGAGCGCTGTCTGCGCGCCGTGCAGTCCAAGGACGCCCGCTTCGACGGCTGGTTCTACACGGCCGTCCTCACCACGCGTATCTACTGCCGCCCCAGCTGCCCCGTGGTGCCGCCCAAGCCCGAGAACATGCGGTTCTACCCGAGCGCGGCGGCCGCCCAGCAGGCCGGATTCCGGGCCTGCAAGCGGTGCCGTCCGGACGCCAGCCCCGGCTCGCCGCAGTGGGACGAGCGGGCCGACCTCGTCGCGCGGGCCATGCGGCTGATCGCCGACGGCGTCGTCGACCGCGACGGTGTCCCCGGTCTCGCCGCCCGGCTCGGCTACAGCACCCGCCAGATAGAGCGGCAGCTGCTCGCCGAACTCGGTGCCGGGCCGCTCGCCCTGGCCCGTGCCCAGCGCGCCCAGACCGCCCGGCTGCTGGTGGAGACCACCGCGCTGCCGATGGCCGAGATCGCCTTCGCCGCGGGATTCGCCAGTATCCGCAGCTTCAACGAGACGGTGCGGGAGGTCTTCGCGCTCTCGCCGACCGATCTGCGGCAGCGCGCGAAGCCCGGGCCGCGCGCGGCGGTGCCCGGCACCCTCGCACTGCGGCTGCCGTTCCGGCAGCCGCTGAACCCCGACAACCTCTTCGGTCACCTGGCGGCCACCGCCGTCCCCGGCGTCGAGGAGTGGCGGGACGGCGCCTACCGCCGCACCCTGCGCCTGCCGTACGGGCACGGCATCGTCGCCCTCGCCCCGCGCCCCGACCACATCGACTGCCGGCTCGCCCTCACCGATCTGCGCGACCTGGCCGGTGCCATCGCCCGCTGCCGCCGGATGCTCGACCTCGACGCCGACCCGGAGGCCGTCGACGGGCTGCTGCGGGAGGACCCGACGCTGACGCCGCTCGTCGACAAGGCACCCGGCCGCCGGGTCCCGCGCACCGTCGACGCCGAGGAGTTCGCGCTCCGCGCGGTCCTCGGCCAGCAGGTCTCCACCGCGGCCGCCCGCACCCACGCCGGGCGGCTGGTCCGGGCGCACGGCGAGCCGATCGACGACCCGGGCGGCGGGCTCGGTCACCTCTTCCCGTCCGCCGCCGCGCTGGCCGAGCTGGACCCCGAGTCGCTGGCCATGCCCCGTACCCGGCGCGCCACGCTCACCGCCGTGATCGCCGCCCTCGGCTCCGGCGCCCTGCGGCTCGGCGTCGGCAGCGACCGGGACGAGGCCCGCGCCCGGCTCGCGGCGCTGCCCGGCATCGGCCCCTGGACCGTCGAATGCGTCGCCATGCGCGGCCTCGGCGACCCGGACGCCTTCACCCCCACCGACCTCGGGGTGCGCCGCGCGGCCGCCGGACTCGGCCTGCCGCACACCCCGGCCGCCCTCGTCCGGTACTCCGCGCGCTGGCGTCCCTGGCGCGCCTACGCCGTCCAGTACCTCTGGGCGACCGACAGCCACCCCATCAACCACCTTCCGACGAACTGA
- a CDS encoding class I SAM-dependent methyltransferase, protein MTTPPPHLLRALDRFNAAHPWDHNAHYHPWILRQLPRRFGRALDVGSGSGDLARLLATRAGAVHGVDSDPKITAQAQELTPPAALVTFTTADALTGLPADSYDVITCTATIHHLPFTEALTVFRRHLAPGGTLVILGLSRPTTPGDHLLGAAAAPLNAATGWLKNKGRPAPRPVSMTAVTRPADMSFPDIVREAHAVLPGARLRRRLFWRYTLVWRHR, encoded by the coding sequence ATGACGACACCGCCGCCCCACCTCCTCCGGGCACTTGACCGGTTCAACGCCGCCCACCCCTGGGACCACAACGCCCACTACCACCCCTGGATCCTGCGGCAGCTCCCCCGGCGTTTCGGCCGTGCCCTGGACGTCGGCTCCGGCAGCGGCGACCTGGCCAGACTCCTGGCCACGCGCGCCGGGGCCGTGCACGGCGTCGACTCCGACCCGAAGATCACCGCGCAGGCGCAGGAGCTGACCCCTCCGGCGGCCCTCGTCACCTTCACGACCGCGGACGCGCTGACCGGGCTCCCCGCCGACTCCTACGACGTCATCACCTGCACCGCCACGATCCACCATCTGCCGTTCACCGAGGCGCTCACCGTCTTCCGCCGGCACCTGGCGCCCGGAGGGACCCTGGTGATCCTCGGCCTGTCGCGCCCGACGACGCCCGGTGACCACCTGCTCGGAGCCGCGGCCGCCCCACTCAACGCCGCCACGGGCTGGCTCAAGAACAAGGGCCGCCCGGCACCGCGCCCGGTCTCGATGACGGCCGTGACCCGGCCGGCGGACATGAGCTTCCCCGACATCGTCCGCGAGGCCCACGCGGTCCTGCCCGGCGCCCGGCTGCGCCGCCGGCTGTTCTGGCGCTACACGCTCGTATGGCGTCACCGTTGA